One stretch of Lachnospiraceae bacterium oral taxon 096 DNA includes these proteins:
- a CDS encoding phosphoglycerate kinase: protein MLNKKTVDDLKDIKGKKVLVRCDFNVPLKDGVIQNYNRIDGAIPTLKKLLDGGAKLILCSHLGKPKGEPVKDLSLAPVAPALSERLGVEVKFVSDPQVTGPETKALADSLKDGEVLLLENTRYRAEETKYGKDEKAEQYAKELADLCDGIFVDDAFGTAHRAHCSNVGVTKYCKENVVGYLMEKEIKFLGQAVENPVRPFVAILGGAKVSDKINVINNLLDKVDTLIIGGGMAYTFLKAQGQEIGNSLCEEDKLDYALEMIKKAKEKNVKLLLPVDHVEGKEFSNDTERKVVDVIDAGFSGFDIGPKTIAAYKEALVGAKTVVWNGPMGVFEFENFAQGTLEICKAVAELSDATTVIGGGDSVNAVKRLGFADKMTHISTGGGASLEFLEGKELPGVAAADNR from the coding sequence ATGTTAAACAAGAAGACAGTAGATGATTTAAAGGATATCAAGGGAAAGAAAGTATTGGTGCGTTGCGACTTTAATGTTCCATTGAAGGACGGCGTGATTCAAAACTATAATCGTATTGATGGTGCAATTCCTACATTGAAGAAGTTATTGGATGGCGGTGCAAAGTTGATTCTTTGTTCACATCTTGGTAAGCCAAAGGGAGAGCCTGTAAAGGATTTAAGTCTTGCACCAGTTGCACCAGCTCTTTCAGAGCGTCTTGGTGTTGAAGTAAAGTTTGTTTCTGATCCACAGGTAACAGGTCCAGAGACAAAGGCATTGGCTGACAGCTTAAAGGATGGAGAGGTTCTTTTATTAGAGAACACAAGATATAGAGCAGAAGAGACAAAGTATGGCAAGGACGAGAAGGCTGAGCAATATGCTAAGGAGCTTGCAGATCTTTGTGATGGCATCTTTGTTGACGATGCATTTGGTACAGCACACAGAGCACATTGCTCAAATGTTGGTGTAACAAAGTATTGCAAGGAAAATGTTGTTGGCTACTTGATGGAAAAGGAAATTAAGTTCCTTGGACAGGCTGTAGAGAATCCAGTTCGCCCATTTGTTGCCATCCTTGGTGGTGCAAAGGTTTCTGATAAGATCAATGTCATTAACAACCTTCTTGATAAGGTAGATACTTTGATTATCGGTGGTGGTATGGCTTATACATTCTTAAAGGCACAGGGTCAGGAGATTGGAAATTCTCTCTGTGAGGAAGACAAGCTTGACTATGCACTTGAGATGATAAAGAAGGCTAAGGAGAAGAATGTAAAGCTTCTTTTGCCAGTAGATCATGTTGAGGGCAAGGAATTTTCAAATGATACAGAGCGCAAGGTTGTCGATGTGATCGATGCAGGATTCTCAGGATTTGATATTGGACCAAAGACTATTGCAGCTTACAAGGAAGCACTTGTGGGTGCAAAGACTGTTGTATGGAATGGACCAATGGGCGTATTTGAGTTTGAGAACTTTGCACAGGGTACATTGGAAATTTGCAAGGCTGTTGCTGAGCTTAGCGATGCAACAACAGTTATTGGCGGTGGAGATTCTGTCAATGCTGTAAAGCGTCTTGGATTTGCTGATAAGATGACACACATTTCAACTGGTGGTGGTGCGAGCCTTGAGTTCTTAGAGGGCAAGGAGCTTCCAGGTGTAGCTGCAGCAGATAATAGATAA
- the gap gene encoding type I glyceraldehyde-3-phosphate dehydrogenase — protein MSVKVAINGFGRIGRLAFRQMFEADGYEVVAINDLTDPKMLAHLLKYDTAQGGFCGKIGEGLHTVEAGEDSITVDGKKITIYKEADASKLPWGQIGVDVVLECTGFYTSKAKSQAHIDAGAKKVVISAPAGNDLPTVVFSVNENTLTKDDTIISAASCTTNCLAPMANALNKLAPIQSGIMSTIHAYTGDQMILDGPHRKGDLRRARAGAANIVPNSTGAAKAIGLVIPELNGKLIGSAQRVPVPTGSTTILTAVVKKAGLTKEMINEAMKASASESFGYNEDQIVSSDVIGMKYGSLFDATQTMVAELGDDLYQVQVVSWYDNENSYTSQMVRTIKYFAELN, from the coding sequence ATGTCAGTTAAAGTAGCAATTAATGGTTTTGGACGCATTGGTCGTCTCGCATTTAGACAGATGTTCGAGGCAGATGGTTATGAGGTAGTAGCAATCAATGATCTTACAGATCCTAAGATGCTTGCACACCTTTTGAAGTATGATACAGCACAGGGTGGTTTCTGTGGAAAGATCGGTGAGGGCCTTCATACTGTTGAGGCTGGTGAGGATTCCATCACTGTTGATGGCAAGAAGATTACAATCTACAAAGAGGCAGATGCTTCTAAGCTTCCTTGGGGACAGATTGGAGTAGATGTTGTACTTGAGTGTACAGGATTCTACACATCAAAGGCAAAGTCACAGGCACATATTGATGCAGGTGCTAAGAAGGTTGTTATTTCAGCTCCAGCTGGAAATGATCTTCCAACTGTTGTATTCTCCGTAAATGAGAACACATTGACAAAGGACGATACAATTATCTCTGCTGCATCTTGTACAACAAACTGCCTTGCACCAATGGCAAATGCATTGAACAAGCTTGCACCAATCCAGAGTGGTATCATGAGCACAATTCATGCTTACACAGGTGACCAGATGATCCTTGACGGACCACACAGAAAGGGTGACTTGAGAAGAGCAAGAGCAGGTGCTGCAAATATCGTTCCTAACTCAACAGGTGCTGCTAAGGCTATTGGCCTTGTAATTCCAGAGCTCAACGGCAAGCTCATCGGATCTGCACAGAGAGTTCCAGTTCCAACAGGATCTACAACAATTCTTACAGCTGTTGTTAAGAAGGCTGGCCTTACAAAGGAGATGATCAATGAGGCTATGAAGGCATCTGCTTCAGAGTCATTTGGTTACAACGAGGATCAGATCGTTTCATCTGATGTTATTGGAATGAAGTATGGTTCACTCTTTGATGCAACTCAGACAATGGTAGCTGAATTGGGCGATGACTTATATCAGGTACAGGTTGTTTCATGGTATGACAACGAGAATTCTTACACATCACAGATGGTAAGAACAATCAAGTACTTTGCTGAATTGAACTAA
- the tpiA gene encoding triose-phosphate isomerase — MSRRKIIAGNWKMNKTPSEAVALVEELKPLVQNPDVDVVFCVPAIDLIPVIEATKGSNIAVGAENMYFEDAGAYTGEISPKMLTDVGVKYVIIGHSERREYFAETDETVNKKVLKAFEVGITPIVCCGETLAQREQGITIDWIRQQIKIAFQNVTADQAKTAVIAYEPIWAIGTGKTATTAQAQEVCAAIRACIGEVYDEATAQAIRIQYGGSVGAANAAELFAQADIDGGLVGGASLKPDFGKIVNY, encoded by the coding sequence ATGTCTAGAAGAAAGATTATTGCAGGAAACTGGAAGATGAATAAGACACCTTCAGAGGCTGTTGCACTTGTGGAGGAGTTAAAGCCACTTGTACAAAATCCAGATGTTGATGTTGTATTTTGTGTTCCAGCGATTGACTTGATTCCAGTAATTGAGGCAACAAAGGGGAGCAATATTGCAGTTGGTGCTGAGAATATGTACTTTGAGGATGCTGGTGCATATACAGGTGAGATTTCACCAAAGATGCTCACCGATGTTGGTGTAAAGTATGTCATCATTGGTCACTCTGAGAGAAGAGAATACTTTGCAGAGACAGATGAGACAGTAAATAAGAAGGTGTTAAAGGCCTTTGAAGTGGGCATTACACCAATTGTCTGCTGTGGTGAAACATTGGCTCAGAGAGAGCAGGGAATCACAATTGACTGGATTCGCCAGCAGATTAAGATTGCCTTCCAGAATGTAACCGCTGATCAGGCAAAGACAGCAGTTATTGCCTATGAGCCAATTTGGGCTATTGGAACAGGTAAGACAGCGACAACAGCACAGGCACAGGAAGTATGTGCGGCCATCCGTGCTTGCATTGGTGAGGTCTATGATGAGGCAACAGCACAGGCTATTCGCATCCAATATGGCGGATCAGTTGGTGCAGCAAATGCAGCAGAGCTCTTTGCACAGGCGGACATCGACGGAGGTCTCGTTGGTGGTGCAAGCTTAAAGCCAGATTTTGGTAAGATTGTCAACTACTAG